The Anas acuta chromosome 2, bAnaAcu1.1, whole genome shotgun sequence genome contains a region encoding:
- the CDC25A gene encoding M-phase inducer phosphatase 1, which translates to MEAAPGGSYRRRLLLLSPASPAAVKALFPAELSPVSDLRLTMEQLGRGSAGQHENAEQDPGNKNTNGLQRTVSSESTDSGCALDSPSPLASNDIMEETFEKAILESSRLNIRLPLRRIHSLPQRLLGSSPALKRSHSDSLDCDAFQLLEQNENKENESFEFKKPTKPASRSSVHVHSRDGKGVPGQRQNSSSAQGFPSNEIPTGELENHRSAFQQQSPLASSESEDDDGFLELLDEQDLKNDEEIPSDVASLWTAPLVMRKTDMRAKRCRLFGSSALPSGVGRTTQKRMERSQEENSPGKSKKRKSLPGTPSKDATNLKIVKTQSSAAEIESILDSDQRDLIGDFSKGYLFHTVDGKHQDLKYIDSEMIVSVLTGKFASFIKECVIIDCRYPYEYEGGHIKGAVNLHMEEDVEDFLLKKPILPSENKRVIIVFHCEFSSERGPRMCRFVRERDRLGNEYPNLHYPELYVLKGGYRDFFLRCRSFCEPQSYRPMHHEDFKEDLKRFRTKSRTWAGERSKRELYSRLKKL; encoded by the exons ATGGAGGCCGCGCCGGGAGGCTCCtaccgccgccgcctcctgctgCTTTCGCCGGCTTCCCCCGCCGCCGTCAAGGCGCTGTTCCCCGCCGAGCTCTCGCCCGTCTCCGACCTCCGCCTCACCATGGAGCAGCTGGGACGCGGCTCGGCCGG TCAGCACGAAAACGCTGAACAAGATCCGGGCAACAAGAACACCAATGGTCTGCAGAGAACGGTGTCATCGGAGTCAACAGACTCAG GTTGTGCCTTGGATTCACCCAGTCCTCTGGCCTCCAACGACATCATGGAAGAAAC GTTTGAGAAGGCGATTCTTGAATCTAGCAGGCTGAA CATTCGACTGCCTCTCAGAAGAATACATTCACTGCCA CAGAGGCTCCTGGGATCCAGTCCTGCTCTGAAGAGAAGCCATTCAGATTCTCTGGATTGTGATGCTTTTCAACTCTtagagcaaaatgaaaacaaggagAAT GAATCATTTGAGTTTAAGAAGCCAACCAAACCAGCTTCTCGTAGTTCTGTGCACGTCCATTCCCGTGATGGCAAAGGTGTTCCTGGACAAAGGCAAAATTCCTCCTCAGCTCAGGGA tttccaTCTAATGAAATACCCACGGGTGAGCTGGAAAACCACAGGTcagctttccagcagcagtCTCCTCTAGCTTCCTCTGAAAGCGAAGATGATGATGGATTCCTAGAGCTCTTAGATGAGCAAGATTTGAAG AATGATGAGGAGATACCATCTGACGTGGCAAGCCTCTGGACTGCACCGCTAGTCATGAGGAAAACGGACATGCGG GCCAAACGATGCCGCTTGTTTGGCTCTTCAGCTCTGCCCAGTGGCGTAGGCAGAACTACCCAGAAAAGGATGGAGAGGTCGCAGGAAGAGAATTCTCCAGGGAAaagcaagaagaggaaaagcctGCCTGGAACACCATCCAAAGACGCAACG AATTTGAAGATAGTAAAGACACAATCCTCTGCAGCAGAGATCGAAAGCATTTTGGACAGTGATCAGAGAGACCTTATTGGTGACTTCTCAAAG GGTTATTTGTTCCACACTGTTGATGGGAAGCATCAAGATTTAAAATACATCGACTCGGAAATG attgtgTCTGTGCTGACTGGAAAATTTGCAAGCTTCATCAAGGAATGTGTGATAATTGACTGTAGATATCCATACGAGTATGAAGGGGGACACATTAAG GGTGCTGTAAACCTCCATATGGAAGAGGACGTGGAAGACTTCTTGCTGAAGAAGCCAATCCTGCCGTCGGAGAACAAACGGGTGATCATAGTGTTCCACTGCGAGTTCTCTTCGGAGCGGGGCCCGCGGAT GTGCCGGTTTGTGAGGGAGCGGGACAGGCTGGGGAACGAATACCCCAACCTCCACTACCCAGAGCTCTATGTCCTGAAGGGAGGCTACAGGGATTTCTTCCTAAGATGCCGT AGCTTCTGCGAGCCCCAGAGCTACCGCCCCATGCACCACGAGGACTTTAAAGAAGACTTGAAAAGATTTCGCACCAAAAGCCGAACCTGGGCTGGTGAGAGGAGCAAAAGGGAACTGTACAGCCGCTTGAAGAAGCTCTGA